CTAACTCATGAGCGGCCTTACAAGCGAGCTTATAGCCCAGAGGAAGCCATCTCTATTTTGCTAGAGGAAACAGACAGGGGCTGGCGGAATCCTAAGCTAGTGAAACAGTTCCAGGATTTTGTTTATCAGAGTGAGATCAAACCGTTGCTCTCAAATACCCAAGTTGAAACGGTTTCTCACCTGCTAGAATCACCTGTGAGTTAATCGTCGTAGAACCACGGTATACTCCGGTGGAACAGACTGGAATCAGAAGGGAATGGTAGCGGTAGCAATTTTAGCGGCTGGACGTGGAACACGTATGAAGTCGAACCTACCCAAGGTTTTGCATGGTTTGGGTGGGCGATCGCTGGTGGAACGGGTTCTTAATAGTTTGTCTGAGATTGAGCCATCTCGACGAATTGTGATCGTCGGCTATCAAGGGCATCTTGTCCAAGAAGCTTTAGCATCTTTTACCGATGTTGAGTTTGTAGAGCAGGCAGAGCAGAAAGGGACAGGGCATGCCATTCAGCAGTTATTACCTCATTTAGCAGGTTTCCAAGGCGATTTGCTAGTGCTGAATGGAGATGTGCCACTCCTGCGGCCAGAAACATTGCAGCAGTTGTTGCAAACGCATCAGCAACACCAGAACGCTGCAACAATTTTGACGGCTCAACTGCCTAATCCTAAAGGGTATGGGCGGGTCTTCTGCGATAGCCAAAACGTTGTGAAGCAAATTGTGGAAGACCGAGACTGCACCCCTGCCCAGAAGCAAAATCATCGAATTAATGCGGGAGTCTACTGTTTTCGCTGGCCTGATTTGGAGCGGGTACTCCCCCAGCTAAAAGCAAACAATGATCAACAAGAGTACTACCTCACAGACACGGTCAACTTCTTAGAGCCAGTCATGTCGGTGGACGTAGAAGACTATCAAGAAATTCTGGGCATTAACGACCGTAAGCAATTGGCGGGTGCCTATGAGATTTTGCAGACTAGGGTAAAAGATGACTGGATGGATGCAGGCGTTACTCTAGTAGACCCAGACAGCATCACGATCGATGAAACCGTACAGATTGAACCGGATGTGGTGATTGAACCCCAAACCCACTTACGCGGTAAAACCACGATTCGTGCGGGCGCTCGTATTGGTCCTGGTAGCTTGATTGAGAATAGTGAAATTGGTGAAAAAGTCACCGTTCTTTATTCTGTTGTTACGGACAGTACGGTGAAGTCTGCGGCTCGGATTGGTCCCTATGCTCATCTTCGGGGCCATGTAGAGGTAGGTTCTGGCTGCCGCATTGGTAACTTTGTCGAGATCAAGAGCAGTACGTTAGGCGATCGCACTAATGTGGCTCACCTGTCTTACCTCGGTAACGCAACTCTAGGTGAGCGAGTGAATATCGGGGCAGGCACCATTACCGCCAACTACGATGGGGTGAACAAGCATCCGACCGTGATTGGCGATCGCACTAAAACAGGTTCCAATAGCGTACTGGTAGCTCCCGTCACCTTAGGGGCAGATGTCACTGTGGCAGCAGGTTCCGTCGTGACCAAAGATGTCTCCGATGATTCTCTGGTGATTGCTCGTGCCCGTCAGGTGACCAGAGCAGGCTGGCGCATGAAACCGCAAGCTGGAAGTGAGGAGTGAGAGTTATACTTTATCTCTCAACTTTCCTCCTATCCCTTACGCTCTAAGCCGCACAGCTCTGAAAAATTAACTGATGCCAAACTTGTTTGAGCACTCTAGCAATTAAGATTCGTTCTTCAATTGAGCAGTGGAACTGGTCAAGTAAAGGCGCAACTTGACGTGCTTCCTCACTTGAGATGCCGTAACGAAGTAGCTCTTGCTCGTAGGCTTGGTCTTTCATCTCTTTAACTGGATCTCGTCCCTGAGCCAAAAGCTCTAGGTATTCCTCATCGGACATACCCAAGTCAATGATTTGCGGTTGATTGTTTGGTGAATGGTGCAGCACAGTTTGGCTCTTCAGCATTGCGTAAGGTAACTCTAAGCACCCAGGCTACTTAATTGAGCAGGTTAGTCACTGCTCAATTAAGTAGCCTGATAAATTGCTTCCATTCAGAGTGCCCGTTTAAGCCCTATAGTGCTCAGATCTCAGACCTTAGGGGAGTACTAGCTGCAATCCAACGGCTAGCAATAGGCATACGCCATCCCGTACCAAAGGCGCGATCGGTAATTTTGATGCCTGGAGGCGCTTGACGGCGCTTGAACTCAGACCGTGTGACCATTTTGACGACGCGATCGACCACGGCAGCATCATGCCCCGAAGCCACGATCGCATCCGGGGGTTGGTGCTCATGAATAAAGCGATCGAGAATATCGTCGAGTATGTCGTAGGGTGGCAAAGAATCTTGGTCTACCTGTCCGGGCTTGAGTTCAGCACTAGGAGGCTTGGTGAGGACGTGAGTAGGGACAACCTCAGCTTGGGGATTTTGAATTTTGGATTTTAGATTGGAGAACTGATGGGAGCCGCACGGGGAGTTGAGCCACTCACAAAGGGCATAAACGCAGGTTTTGGGTACATCGGCGATCGCGGCTAAGCCACCGTTCATGTCACCGTAGAGGGTGCAGTAGCCTACCGCCATCTCAGATTTGTTGCCCGTCGAGAGCAGCAAGTGACCAAACTTATTCGCGATCGCCATCAACAAGTTGCCCCGAATCCGGGATTGAATATTTTCTTCAGCGATTCCAGGAGCAGTGCCTGTAAATAAGTCGGTTAGAACTTGGTCGTAGTCCTGCATCAAGTTACCGATGGGCAGGGTATGAGTCTTGATCCCCAAGTTGTTGGCTAAATCCAGGGCATCGGTGATCGAGTGGTCGGAACTGTGGGGAGAGGGCATCAGCACGCCCAGGACATTTTCTGGTCCCAAAGCTTCGGCGGCGATCGCGGCTACCAAGGAGGAGTCAATGCCACCACTCATGCCCAGCACCACTTGAGAAAAGCCACACTTGCGGGCATAGTCCTGAACCCCTAGAACTAGAGCCGACCAAATTTCTGCGGTTTCGGAGCTTGGGTTAGAGGCGAGCGCCGCCGTAGGTGAATTCAGCGCTCTTAAATCCTGTTGTTTGGAGTCGTATTCCAGTAGCACCAAGTCAGTAGCAAAGGCTTTCGCTTGAGCAATCAGCTCTCCTTGCCGATTCAGCCCGAAGCTGTTGCCATCAAATATCAAGTCATCATTGCCGCCCACTTGATTGGCGTAAATAATTGGCTGCTGATAGCGAGTGGCACTATGGCGCAACATAGCAATGCGGGTTTGCTGCTTGCCAACGCTGTAAGGAGAAGCGGAAAGGTTGATGGTGAAGGCGACGCCTGCTTTAGCTAAGTCAGCGATCGGGTTGGTGGTGTAACTGCGCTTGCCCCAAAATTCCTCATCGTTCCAGAGGTCTTCGCAGATGGTGACGCCGACAGGCACAGAGTCGAGCTGAAAGTGATTGATTTGGCGACCTGGCGCGAAGTAGCGATCTTCGTCAAAGACATC
This region of Trichocoleus desertorum NBK24 genomic DNA includes:
- a CDS encoding NAD+ synthase translates to MKIAIAQLNPTIGDLTGNAQRILAAAQQAAAQGARLLLTPELSLCGYPPRDLLLDPSFIEAMQRVLQQLAQDLPAGLAALVGTVELNERSLEEGGKPLFNSTALLERQQVQQIFHKRLLPTYDVFDEDRYFAPGRQINHFQLDSVPVGVTICEDLWNDEEFWGKRSYTTNPIADLAKAGVAFTINLSASPYSVGKQQTRIAMLRHSATRYQQPIIYANQVGGNDDLIFDGNSFGLNRQGELIAQAKAFATDLVLLEYDSKQQDLRALNSPTAALASNPSSETAEIWSALVLGVQDYARKCGFSQVVLGMSGGIDSSLVAAIAAEALGPENVLGVLMPSPHSSDHSITDALDLANNLGIKTHTLPIGNLMQDYDQVLTDLFTGTAPGIAEENIQSRIRGNLLMAIANKFGHLLLSTGNKSEMAVGYCTLYGDMNGGLAAIADVPKTCVYALCEWLNSPCGSHQFSNLKSKIQNPQAEVVPTHVLTKPPSAELKPGQVDQDSLPPYDILDDILDRFIHEHQPPDAIVASGHDAAVVDRVVKMVTRSEFKRRQAPPGIKITDRAFGTGWRMPIASRWIAASTPLRSEI
- the glmU gene encoding bifunctional UDP-N-acetylglucosamine diphosphorylase/glucosamine-1-phosphate N-acetyltransferase GlmU, which produces MVAVAILAAGRGTRMKSNLPKVLHGLGGRSLVERVLNSLSEIEPSRRIVIVGYQGHLVQEALASFTDVEFVEQAEQKGTGHAIQQLLPHLAGFQGDLLVLNGDVPLLRPETLQQLLQTHQQHQNAATILTAQLPNPKGYGRVFCDSQNVVKQIVEDRDCTPAQKQNHRINAGVYCFRWPDLERVLPQLKANNDQQEYYLTDTVNFLEPVMSVDVEDYQEILGINDRKQLAGAYEILQTRVKDDWMDAGVTLVDPDSITIDETVQIEPDVVIEPQTHLRGKTTIRAGARIGPGSLIENSEIGEKVTVLYSVVTDSTVKSAARIGPYAHLRGHVEVGSGCRIGNFVEIKSSTLGDRTNVAHLSYLGNATLGERVNIGAGTITANYDGVNKHPTVIGDRTKTGSNSVLVAPVTLGADVTVAAGSVVTKDVSDDSLVIARARQVTRAGWRMKPQAGSEE